The Octopus bimaculoides isolate UCB-OBI-ISO-001 chromosome 1, ASM119413v2, whole genome shotgun sequence genome contains the following window.
ggtgccaagctgtatcggccttttcctttcccttggataataccggtagagaggggaggctggtatgcatgggcgattgctggtcttccataaacaaccttgctcggacttgtgcctcggagggtaactttctaggtgcaatcccatggtcagtcatgaccgaagggggtctcaccaatatatatatatgtataatatatataatatatatataagtattgttggcactccgtcgcttacgacgtcgagggttccagttgatccgatcaacggaacagattgCTCGTGAANNNNNNNNNNNNNNNNNNNNNNNNNNNNNNNNNNNNNNNNNNNNNNNNNNNNNNNNNNNNNNNNNNNNNNNNNNNNNNNNNNNNNNNNNNNNNNNNNNNNNNNNNNNNNNNNNNNNNNNNNNNNNNNNNNNNNNNNNNNNNNNNNNNNNNNNNNNNNNNNNNNNNNNNNNNNNNNNNNNNNNNNNNNNNNNNNNNNNNNNNNNNNNNNNNNNNatatatatatataggcgtaagagtggctgtgtggtaagaagctaacACTTGTGAGGTTAAAggtaattgtaaaatgaaaaatgttgtatATAAAGCTACTATCACAACACATGATCTCTCCTAAAACCAaaataccacataaaaagcactgatgtgggtgctagtgccatgtaaatagCACAGgtactggtgctacataaaaaatcACTCAGTACAGTGGAgtagttggcactaggaagggcatccagccatagaaacagattatggaacctggtgcagccctagCTTTATCAGttcttgtcaagctgtccaacacatgccaacatggacgttaaataatgatgatgatgatgaatgctaaAATTACCGTTTTGTTTCTTGCTGTCTTGTGAGAAGTTCCATTATTCCTTCCTCAAAACTCTTCTAGGTGAGTTTTTACATCATCTTCAAAGTTGGTCTGTTTgttaaatgaattttgaaaagatcAAAACTGGTGAAAATCTGAATTTGCAAGGTATGGCAAATATGAAGGATGTGACAAACCTCATAGCCTTCCTTTGAGAACTAGGAGTCATCACAAAACAAGCAGAACTCTTGGTGTTCATTATTTATTATACTGGAATGTTGACTGTTTGAAGATTAATTCTGAACTTCTGAGGGGTAAAACTCCATTATATCAAGCCGAGTGAACctagaattatttattttttataaaactgaaacatttaaTTACAACACAACTACTTTGCCATTGAATGCTTGATCTCTAAATTTATGGAATCAAGAATGTGTTTATTATACTCTGTTCATTTTGTAGGGTTTTAATCAGTCTGCATTTGTCTTTGTGAACATAGTTAGAATGGAAAAGttgatgcatgtttgtatactctttactcttttacttgtttcagtcatctgactgcagccatgctggagcaccgcctttagtcaagcaaatcgaccccaggactcattctttgtaagcctagtacttattctatcggtctcttttgccaaaccgctaagttatgggaacgtaaacacaccagcatcggttgtcaagcgatgttggggagacaaacacaaacacacaaacatatacacacacacatatatatatatatatatatatatatatatatatatatatatatatatatatatatatatacatatatatacatatatacgacgggcttctttcagtttccgtctacaaaatccactcacaaggctttggtcggcccgaggctatagtagaagacactttcccaaggtgccacgcagtgggactgaacccagaaccatgtggtcggtaagcaagctacttaccacacagccattcctgcgcctatgtttatatcttttattatatattgttatagagTTACATTCAATCTAGAATAACGTGTTATACCCAAAAACACTAATTCCTGCCGTAGATTGTAACTAAAAATCTGTGAACATGTAGTGTACTACCTTAATTACTTGGCCATTTTGCTTAGTTTTGAAATGTACAACAGCAGTGTTCGTTAACTTCCCTCTTTTTTATTGCATATGTTTAATCAACAGCTTTCTAGGAGTTGGGAATCAAATACCAGACTTATTACTCATGCAGCATGGCTGTGGGTTTGATAAGTTTGCTCCTAGCCACACAGCTCTAAGTTTGATTCCATTGCATATTACCTtaagcaagagtcttctactataattttAGGCTGACAAATACCTTTTGAGTGGAGTTTCATATACAGGGTGTTTGCAGCTTGATGATAGgtaatgattttttttgtcttttggtttttttgGCAGCAATGGGTTATGATGTAAGTGTGGCTTTTGTTAATTGCATAGCAACAAGTGGATTTTCATTATCTTATATGTAGAATAATTTACTTACACTATACTtgctttaaattttaaatgtttatagatTTTAGGTGTATATGTTAgtttaaatgctatatatatatatatatttttattctataagCTTGTGTAGTTAGAGTTGTTCCTAGACAACAGGGATGTTGTTGATTAGATGAATAATTTATAATTGATCTCattaaggcagggagctggcagaaacattagcatgccaggcaaaatgcttatcagtatttcatctgtctttatgttcgaagttcaaatcccactaagatcaactttgtctttcaccccttttgaggttgataagttaagtaccagttgcatactgggcttgatctaatcaactggccctctcccaaaaaattttgggacttgtgcctagagtagaaaagattattcaatCTCTTTGTAATTAGGACATTTTATTGATGGTTTTTGTTTTAGATAGTTTTTGCCAggtctatattattttatactgtattttttttattattttaatttaattctaattttatttcaatctattttacttttattacaatttattcggttaatttattttataatattgtgcacatatattttatagatattgagcTGTGCTTGTATTTTTTCCTTGTACATCGTTTGAGGACATTGGTTAAAGTATATACCATTCCACTAGTATATATTAGGTTTGTTTTGGATGTGGTTTCATGTTTACAGTATGATATAGATTTAAGTCTAAATGGTTTCATTTCTAGGTTTGCTGTTCCTTGGGTTGTCATGCTAGGCATCAGGGTTGATGCATTTTTGCGAGtaagttttttgttttatagacATTGTTTCATAACTATaagttaatattaatttatttaatttggtgTTGTTGCTTGCAGTGATAAGCAGGTGTTGGTGTAATGGACATACTACTGTTTTGCTCCTGCAGTGTTTATGCTTTTAACATTGTTGACATCGCTGGATTGAGTGGTACTGCCTAGGTGTCAAAATCATAGTGGTATCTGTTTGTCAGTTGATGATGGGAATGTATATTTGATATGATTATTTGTGAATTTAGGTCTTAAGTCCGCATTATTCtgagttgtccttcattcttgtAAAGTTGAAAGTGTTTGTGGATTCATGGCTTAAGATGATTACAGATTCACTTCATAGATAATCCTTCTAGGCTTTGATAATACCTGGATAAGAGTGTCTAGTTTTGGAGGGTTCTgtggcacacacatatgttattagTTGCTAATTCTCCTCTTTGCTCTCTCTCCTGCCAACTGGATCCCTACCTTTTTCAGGGAGATTCTTGGCTTGCTGCTTTTGAGAAAAGTTGTCCTATTTCTCACAGACCTAaaaaacttatacacacataatgtggGTGTGTACAGGCAGAGCTGTGTGAATATTGTGTTTTCTTCAAGACCAAATGGCTTTGGACTCtatcccactctgtggcacctcaGTAAGAGGCCATTGTAATGTTTACACTCCATGTGTTTACACATGACACTGcttaaccaaaacaaaaacatgagATGTCATGGTTACATTCTCTGTAAACAATGTTCTGGAGCTCTGTACTTGTGATGAGCAATGAGATACTAGAAAACAGATCAGGTGACAAGaaatgcatccagctgtaaaatactGTCTGAAAAATGTCTTTGTTGAATGCAgccagcatgaaaaagtagatgcatgaatgtttgtttgtgcatatgtgcatggttatatcttgtattatattttgGTGAAGGGTGTAAACAGTGAGCAAAAAGAAAGGCTTTCAATCAAAGTTGACTGAATTACAGATGCTTACTTGTCACACTCACCATCATAAAAACTGACTCATTGGAAGTCTGTAACCAATAATGCTATTATGTGCtgtgacataaaataaataagccAAGGTGCAATTTGATCCTGGGTTGAACCATTTCACTTCTCTTGTTCCTCAAATCTGTGACATCTGGCAGTAATCAATTAGCTAAAAGAAAGATAGGTTCTATCAAGCTAGCTTTCAACCAAACACAATTAAGATGACAAATTCTTAAATAGAGATTTATTTTCCTTCGTTGTTAGACTGCCATGATGAGTCACTTCAATTACATCAAAAATTATAGCTTAGAAAATATGAACTTTACTAGGCTGATGTACCTAGAAAGACTTCTTTCAGAGTACTCCTACCACCtctttaaatgtttcatttttttcccgTGGGCTGAAAAAGTAGTACATTGTCTTAAAACTTAAATAattgcatttatatgtaaatttatataaaatatacaaaaatataaacaccaaTTGATCTTACAGACTCTCATAgctattttaaagatataaatacttctcaacaaaacattttcataaattgAAGTCACTAAGCAGCACATTAAATACAATAGATATTGATATCAAACTTAGAATATTATCCTCATCTACTAGGGACATAACAACACATGGTAAACTGATATTGCATAAGTCATGCCTGAGTAAATGAAATACCACTTTCTATCAAAGTCTCAATTCCACCAGATTTACCAGAAGATATCTTCATCAGAACCTGCTTCATTAGAGAGATTTCAGCCTGGTGATGGAGCAAACGATCTAAATCTTGTGACAGTTGATTTTGTGTGGCTAAAAGTCGGTTTTGTTCAGTTTTCAGGATCTCATTCTGTTTCAATGCATTATCAAGCTCAgctttttgtgtttttaacataTTGTCTCGATTTTTAAGGGTTTCAACAAGGTAGCTTTGTGGCTGCTGTGAAGCATGAATTAGGTCTTTAGAAGACTTTAACTCTTCAGTTATTTGTTGAACACATTTCTTCTCAGCTTCAAGATCATGTTGAAGTGATGTATTGACCCGTTCAAGATTTAAAACTCTTCGCGCCAAGTCTATACTCTGTTTCAGTCGACGCTTTGCATTTGTTGGTACATTGGCACCATAGCCATAAGCAAAGAGAACTTTCTCAGCATTTTCTTGATCAGTTAACTCAGCAGCTTGCAAAACAACTTCGTCCAACTCTTTTTCAAGCTTCTCATAAGAATCTAAACGTATATTCTTAGACACTAGTTCTGAATTCAGCTCAGTAATAgtcttttctttcatgttttccaTTGCATAGTACTCTTTCAATAAGACATCATACTTTGCTTCCATTTTTTCCAGGTCTAACTGAcactgtttcaaatttttacaAGTTTCTTCAAAGACCAAATTACCTCGTTCTGCTTCAAAACTTTTTAGTTTAACTTCACTTTGTAAATCTAACAATCTCCCATCACCAGAAGTCTGTAAGGTTCGGAATTCATTCATAAGCTGGTCATATTTATCTTGAATTTCTTGACATTTTAACTCAAATTTGTCTTTCTCCATCACTGCAAAGTCACGGGCTTCACGTAAGTTTCGATTTTCTCGATCATACATTTCTTTAGTTGATGTTCGAAGTTTTTCAATTTCCATATTTGTCTTCGATTGAATTTTTGCTAATTCTTCCTTGAGACGAGTTTCATAGTCAGACTTGTAATGGTCACgggaagaaatatatttctcatacATCTCCTCCCGAGATTTTTTAGCATCTTCTAACTGTAGGTTGGTCTCTTGCACTTTCTCTCCTATCAAAGTACATCGATTAGTCAGCTCATTCACCttaaaaataatagaagaaataaacaatcctgtaacaatagtaataataataacacatatcTACAGGCTTAAGTAAACAATCGTATAGGTTTGCTGCTAGTTACTGGCAAATATAAACAATTGTATATCATTCTTAAGATATGAAAACTTTAGACAAAGCTTAGTTTAGGAATCATAACTACTGTCTACTCAGAGAGTACTAGAGGACAATACATCAATACTAAGTAGAATTTCAcataaaattaaatgattaatgaTGGAAGAGTTACAATGCAGCGCAAAACTAAAATATACTCagaaaagatacacatacattacatactaaATACTAGCAATCAAATTTCTTACAATTAAATTTCTGATAAAGTCTATACAGGTTCTGGTTATAAAACCTACAGAAATCACAGTTACACATACCAACAGCACATTACAAACTGAAGATGAGACTGAAAGTTTAGAAATAGATTATTGTTTCAAATGAATTGCAAGAAACTCATACAAAATATGGAAAATTCTTAATAAAAATGCTGTAACTGGCTGAAGAAAGAAGGTAATCCACTGTTTGACATTTCTATGGGGAACTACAATGTGGTTGAGATTGCTGACCTCATCAGATTATTTATCTTGGATACcctcaagaaacacacacacccacacaggtCAGCTATTTACAGGGACTCTGTCCTAGAAATCTGAAGCTATATGAATGATTACTTCAAGGACAACTTTAGGAAGGATCTAATTTCAGGCATTAACAGAAGAACATCTAGGCTTTCAGTCGATAGGGAGATCTTCAACAAGACTtccttcacccccaccccaccactacAAAGATGCATTGGTGAGAAGTAGATTTTCCAAGAAGTTAACATATATGGAAGACTCCCAACATACACCCTGCACCTGAAGAGaactagaaagagaaagataatctAGTTCAACACTCCATTAACCTAGAACTTAGCTAGGAGCTGCCTGTCATTGGTTAAGAAACACTTCCCTAGGGACCATCATCAACAGGGCTCTACCTTAATCACTCAGTCCCTAAAATTGCCAGCTCTGTCTCTGCAAAAGACTGCATATTCTCCACCAACCTGCAATATCTATCAACAGGAAATATGAACTATCTTACTGCTGCCAACAAAGATACACCCACCTGGTGAACTTCAAACCACTGGCCACCAACAAACTAGATAAAACACCTTAACATTGACTGCCCCACAACCAAGGCAGAGTTCCTAACTATCAATGCCTATGCAGAACACAGGCTGACTTTCCAACCTTATACATCCCTTGTAATaccatatacatgaatgtgcacACATGTCATTGTCTGTatgcttttcctctctttcttctccctaaCACAACTAAACCCCGCCCCCACCTAACACCACCAAACCTCTATCCAATGATAAATTCCTCCCCAACCAACGTTATTGCAACAACACTAGCATAAATTAGTCAAGCTGATACACAAAATGCcaaaagcatgcatatatatgtacatacacatgtacacaccagatgatgtatatatgtatatatgtacacacacatgtacacaccagatgaaaacacacacgcgcacatacatgttctttcacacaaacatgcacaggttcatacatactcacatttgCCAATCATTTGTACgaacacacccatacatgcatcttaaacatgtatgtgcacatgcatatacaacaggCCACAAATGCACaggtattcatacacacacacacacacagctgaaacatacacccacatatttgTGCACGTAAGTACTCACACTTAGTTTATACATACctatacccatacatataaatacttgagcaaacatgtacatacatacctatgagCTGATGCCATAAGCTCTCACCAACCTGCAAACTAGCATACCccacacccaacacacacacacacatgcaaagcagATACACGTGCATTGACATCAGACATCTAcatttacatacttatacattaggtatatacacaaacacacacacatacctcaccTACAAGACCCTTCAAAGACCAGCCAGACAGCAAGGTACCACTAGCTTCCTGTtcagtgtattttacgtgccacctgcacaggagccagtccagcggcactggccacgctctcgctcgaatgtctttacacatgctactgacacaagtgccaggaaggcaacgctgggcactggtgccatcacgatttcgctttcgcttgtcccaacaggtctttgcaagctgagtttcatgtccaatgaatattttacaaaaaaatttctcTTCTTCCCACAGATATAGTAGAATTTGTTTTTGTCATACAGTTCGAATTTCTTACTCTACCCTCCCTAATGTAGGTACAATCATAGCTAGGTTAAACAGAAAGAACATTAGGTTAGCTAGAATCAATGAAGTTAGGAATAGTGGATAtagttatatgaatataaataataatctaaCAAATGCCAATAGTAATATtgctaataattatataaatagaagtggaaataacagtgacaatggaaattatgaggataataataatatgcttagTCCTGCCAACCATAATTTTAACCAACAAATAGAATGTAGCAGTATTGATGTTGAGAgtataattgaagtagatggtgggCTCAACTCTAGTGAAAATAATGTGAATTATGGATCTAGTTCATATATAGAAACAGACAACATCAATATGCCTAATGTTGTGGGAATAATTAATTCTAACTGATAGCACATTAGAAAATGAGTTAGATAGTAATGGAAATGATCAAAATATACCTAATAGTAGAACTGATGATGGGATAAAtaattgtaacaacaataatggaGATATTAGTAATAATAGGTGCAACTTCAGAAATAAGTCCCATTATCCATTATTAGGCCGATGTCGCACCCGTAACGTAGTTTACAAATGCATAATAAGTATGATAACAAAGAATTATATTTACGAAGGATCTAGCATTAAtctgaaacagagaatatataaccaCAGGTCTTCTTTTCGACTAAAACATAAGGcaaataaaatttgggagttaaaggATAATGGTGttagttttagccttaaatgggaaattataagaaaagcccAACCTTACAAAAAtagtagatatggatgtgaattatgttctatggaaacatgaaatttttaaacttaaaaataatCCTAAcctaatctatactataaattgcagtgttcttgattgcttgattgattgattgagtgtcggcagattcactcgagaacggtgcagtggaatcgcgtgaaattcagcacagagcggcagcatggtccactcatgttcaggagatttttattgccctccaactcccatggttaccgagataatcgattattactttttaagataggaatatcccattcaaagtggggaggggcgattttgttgcctttcccatgcgcgaaattttacgaaaaaccagcacaataaagattatttttttccaagtaatgtggctgggtttgtttttcgaaaattttaatNNNNNNNNNNNNNNNNNNNNNNNNNNNNNNNNNNNNNNNNNNNNNNNNNNNNNNNNNNNNNNNNNNNNNNNNNNNNNNNNNNNNNNNNNNNNNNNNNNNNNNNNNNNNNNNNNNNNNNNNNNNNNNNNNNNNNNNNNNNNNNNNNNNNNNNNNNNNNNNNNNNNNNNNNNNNNNNNNNNNNNNNNNNNNNNNNNNNNNNNNNNNNNNNNNNNNNNNNNNNNNNNNNNNNNNNNNNNNNNNNNNNNNNNNNNNNNNNNNNNNNNNNNNNNNNNNNNNNNNNNNNNNNNNNNNNNNNNNNNNNNNNNNNNNNNNNNNNNNNNNNNNNNNNNNNNNNNNNNNNNNNNNNNNNNNNNNNNNNNNNNNNNNNNNNNNNNNNNNNNNNNNNNNNNNNNNNNNNNNNNNNNNNNNNNNNNNNNNNNNNNNNNNNNNNNNNNNNNNNNNNNNNNNNNNNNNNNNNNNNNNNNNNNNNNNNNNNNNNNNNNNNNNNNNNNNNNNNNNNNNNNNNNNNNNNNNNNNNNNNNNNNNNNNNNNNNNNNNNNNNNNNNNNNNNNNNNNNNNNNNNNNNNNNNNNNNNNNNNNNNNNNNNNNNNNNNNNNNNNNNNNNNNNNNNNNNNNNNNNNgtgtttcaaataagtactgacaattgaaggtgattgcaaagacaaagaactacctgtttttttttagcaattttaacagtgagaacattggacaaaatatgttattgacattaatagtttgtacctcagctaattactgttgagaactgcataatccatgtgtcatgttagagatctaaaaggcattttcgaatttcattattttctttaatccaggcaacgctggatatttctgctagttaatAATAGATTACACCTTCctaattaataatagattagaccttagagtatcgtgtgtacactgctctactcgcacttttaaattttttttaaagtagttaAAATTAGAAAGATGTGATATTTCAACTTCTACCATGTTCATTTTGGGCTATTTATTTGcacatatttaaatttgaaattgaacctttataacaaCATATATTTCTTATCTCTTACCTTAACATACAATCTTCTTATGATAACTAAGATTTCAACTTTATCCATGGATGGTATATTTTTTcacactacttctgctactgctgttagTTCTTAGTATgtatcttaattatttttaccCTATGTAGCTTATAAGAATAGGAGGTTTTGTAAgttcttattgtttttaattagttctcaaaccttaaaaattttatattttattttattcaatgcttgactctaaaaggatccttattattattacattatttcaggGCTTGTATTGGTAGTGTCatgtttattctatattttgactTAAATAAATCAAATCTTTGTTCCATTAATATTCTGTAATTAGCCCATGTTAGTTTTAAAACAAGTTCTTGactatataagataatataattaaactagtatataattatcatgttctctattaGATGTCTTGGATTAGTATTGAATTCTATGTTAATTCCGACCACTCTTTTTATTAGTTCCTTAAACCTTgataaacccattattataaattatgtaaatcatatattaattctttacattataaaaataaattttatctcttatgtgtctttcaaataatattagatatattagcttaaattttaaattttaaaataatttttaaaataattcaaaatagtttctttagtccaatatatataaaattcttaaacTTCACACCTTATTTATAGCCTTTAAATTCAAAATTGACACTACTTCAGGGTTTTTGTATGaactaattacatttttattattaacatattaattaagttaatattgatatctataagttttccatacttagtatatgtaaaacaacaCTGATACATTATTCAGACTAACGAAAAAGCCCTGTTGACCTAGATGCTTAATGTTAAATTTCCCCTACATTAtgatagcagtaaaaaaaaaccaacctaAAATTGTGTTGCCACTATGACCAGAGaaatctttataaccatatccgtGTATAATGCTtatacaccttccctttccttataagTGTAAGGTTGATTGCCCCCTTAAACTTTAAatcactagataagagacaactaaaatcagagacagttagaattctacctagaattaattactagcctgctagccttggctatgtcaagatgtttttttttatgtattcttctttcccacttagattttaaatgttgtcacaatAGTAATATGTCCATTGTGCtgtaattttcagtaaattttctatatccttgtgcagctgaagattgctctgcattttgcatttaatgtaatgctcgcattacttaaataaatggagtagcatgaaacgtgcattctgcaataacctttaaaatccgtgttgcttttatatatatatatatatatatagaaaaaaattaaggtactcaNNNNNNNNNNNNNNNNNNNNNNNNNNNNNNNNNNNNNNNNNNNNNNNNNNNNNNNNNNNNNNNNNNNNNNNNNNNNNNNNNNNNNNNNNNNNNNNNNNNNNNNNNNNNNNNNNNNNNNNNNNNNNNNNNNNNNNNNNNNNNNNNNNNNNNNNNNNNNNNNNNNNNNNNNNNNNNNNNNNNNNNNNNNNNNNNNNNNNNNNNNNNNNNNNNNNNNNNNNNNNNNNNNNNNNNNNNNNNNNNNNNNNNNNNNNNNNNNNNNNNNNNNNNNNNNNNNNNNNNNNNNNNNNNNNNNNNNNNNNNNNNNNNNNNNNNNNNNNNNNNNNNNNNNNNNNNNNNNNNNNNNNNNNNNNNNNNNNNNNNNNNNNNNNNNNNNNNNNNNNNNNNNNNNNNNNNNNNNNNNNNNNNNNNNNNNNNNNNNNNNNNNNNNNNN
Protein-coding sequences here:
- the LOC106874948 gene encoding progesterone-induced-blocking factor 1, encoding MMDMEFSQIFRDQESDEISLETSVPTDTFSPEREHVNRRSSRRIKDTVSNAAGRNILEKKQLLHDLQLHKIESSQKGIAIDNLKIQHMQRTEELEEKLNEALYQKQILQTRLESEIRIQQEEFKRYQDSMKKELEDVVKKQHQLESSNAILQDKACDVKNSLLNLDLSEQEYYELRSQKEEDWSLREYVSIKLYEKNFPLQNEVKTLKSETISSEREIKTLTNKLSDLQKRLDGERIAHGELRIKYQKMSLQLSENQTKIKTDLYKINNFDHIKSDRDNLQHDQTELQRHNLVLDASLANVQKERDDLNRQLGCCKQEISLLQQDKTYLSRQVNELTNRCTLIGEKVQETNLQLEDAKKSREEMYEKYISSRDHYKSDYETRLKEELAKIQSKTNMEIEKLRTSTKEMYDRENRNLREARDFAVMEKDKFELKCQEIQDKYDQLMNEFRTLQTSGDGRLLDLQSEVKLKSFEAERGNLVFEETCKNLKQCQLDLEKMEAKYDVLLKEYYAMENMKEKTITELNSELVSKNIRLDSYEKLEKELDEVVLQAAELTDQENAEKVLFAYGYGANVPTNAKRRLKQSIDLARRVLNLERVNTSLQHDLEAEKKCVQQITEELKSSKDLIHASQQPQSYLVETLKNRDNMLKTQKAELDNALKQNEILKTEQNRLLATQNQLSQDLDRLLHHQAEISLMKQVLMKISSGKSGGIETLIESGISFTQA